The genomic interval CCGCAATCTGGCGGTTGACGCACTGACCTATGTGGGCGAGCCCAAGCTCGACGGCCTCTCCATCAATCTGCGCTATGAGCAGGGAAGGCTGGTGGAAGCCGCCACCCGGGGTGATGGCGAGGTCGGCGAGCAGATTACGGCAAACGCCCGCACCATCCGCAGCGTCCCGCTGATCCTGTTAACGGACAATCCGCCCCAGCGGGTTGAGGTGCGCGGTGAGGTGGTGATCCGCCGGCGGGATTTCGAGGCGCTCAACCGCCAGCGGCTGGCGCGGGACCAGCGGCCGTTTGCCAATCCGCGCAACGCGGCGGCGGGTAGCCTGCGCCAACTGGACCCGCGGATCACCGCCGCCCGGCCGTTGACGCTGTTTGTCTTTGGCATTGGCGCATCCAGTGAAGCCCTGGCGGAGGATCATCTGGGGATCCTGCGGGTGCTGGGAGACTGGGGGTTTCGGGTCAATCAGCGGGTGGAGCGGGTCGAGGGGGCCGACGGCCTCCTGGATTACCATGACCGCCTGGTGGCCGAGCGCGATGACCTGGATTATGAAATCGACGGCGCGGTCTACAAGGTCAATGACATCGCGGCGTGGTCCGAGCTGGGGACCACCGCCCGAGCGCCTCGCTGGGCACTTGCCCACAAGCTGCCCGCCCGGGAGGCCACTACCGTGGTGGAATCGATTCTTCCCTCGGTGGGCCGCACCGGGGTCATTACCCCGGTGGCGGCGCTGCAGGACGTCAATGTTGGCGGCGTCACCGTCGGCCGCGCCACCCTGCACAACCTGGACGAGGTGCACCGTAAGGACGTCCGGGAGGGGGACACCGTCATGGTCCGCCGGGCGGGCGACGTGATTCCCGAAGTGGTCAGCGTGGTGACGTCGAAACGTCCGCCGGGTGCCGAAGCCTGGTCCATGCCCGCGCATTGCCCGGTCTGCGGCTCCGAGGTGGTTCGCCTGGATGATGAGGCGGCCCATCGCTGCATGGGCGGGCTGTTCTGCCCGGCTCAGCGGGTGGGGGCGCTCATGCACTTCGTCTCCCGTCGGGCCATGGACATCGATGGCCTGGGCGAAAAGCTCGTCCGTCAACTGGTAGAGACCGAACGGGTCCGGACCGCCGCCGACCTGTATCAGCTGAGCTGCTCGGACCTCTTGGGCCTTGAGCGCATGGGTGAGAAATCGGCCGGCAACCTGCTGCGCTCCATCGAGGCCTCAAAGCAGACCACCCTGGCCCGCTTTCT from Spiribacter sp. 2438 carries:
- the ligA gene encoding NAD-dependent DNA ligase LigA, with the protein product MADSASHAAARAEALRRSIEHHNHRYYVLDDPEIADAEYDRLMDELASLEAEHPELISVHSPTQRVGSRPLEGFEPSQHDRPMLSLANAFSREDVVEFDRRLRRNLAVDALTYVGEPKLDGLSINLRYEQGRLVEAATRGDGEVGEQITANARTIRSVPLILLTDNPPQRVEVRGEVVIRRRDFEALNRQRLARDQRPFANPRNAAAGSLRQLDPRITAARPLTLFVFGIGASSEALAEDHLGILRVLGDWGFRVNQRVERVEGADGLLDYHDRLVAERDDLDYEIDGAVYKVNDIAAWSELGTTARAPRWALAHKLPAREATTVVESILPSVGRTGVITPVAALQDVNVGGVTVGRATLHNLDEVHRKDVREGDTVMVRRAGDVIPEVVSVVTSKRPPGAEAWSMPAHCPVCGSEVVRLDDEAAHRCMGGLFCPAQRVGALMHFVSRRAMDIDGLGEKLVRQLVETERVRTAADLYQLSCSDLLGLERMGEKSAGNLLRSIEASKQTTLARFLFALGISQVGEVTARVLARELGSLNAVMNADEEALVALPDIGPVVAQSITRFFEQTTNRQVIEGLLSAGVTWDDPTGRQENATDDAGRTLEGLTFVLTGTLENLTRDEARAAIEARGGKVTGSVSGRTNYLVAGSDPGSKRDKAETLGVPVLDEDGFQAMLG